In Acidobacteriota bacterium, one DNA window encodes the following:
- a CDS encoding NAD(P)/FAD-dependent oxidoreductase, with translation MSVQQENLKDRSAGDLPTVVVGAGPAGLTAAFELGKLGRPAVVFEADDIVGGISRSVLFQGCRMDIGGHRFFTKVKEVEALWHEILGDDLLVRERMSRIYYRDTFFDYPLRPTNALRGLGLVEAVRVVLSYFHSQVFPIADESTFDAWVSNRFGRRLFEIFFETYTEKVWGMPCSEISAAWAAQRIKNLDLKTAVKNAFLGQGTRDGEVVTSLIEQFYYPRLGPGMMWERCRELVADHGIETHLQSKVVRVHHDGGRVTAVEVETAEGRRREECSALVSSMPVGALVQGMEPAPPAEVLEAAGSLRYRDFLIVGLLVDRDELFPDNWIYIHSPEVQVGRVQNFKNWSPEMVREPSLSFIGLEYFANEGDDLWSRSDAELLKLGTSEARTIGLFEPQEVLDGLVVRMPKAYPVYDGDYEAHLQTLRDWLDRFDNLYTVGRNGQHRYNNQDHSMLAGLYAARNLAGADLDLWTINEDQSFHEEVRQDEIGQGEVDQDGVGQQGAGVRDRLVPARAESGIDELLRSAFAGYDEIALGGAVGIVASVSLAVATGILLLGSDETFVPVLSLLGNYLFGFKVSWPGLAVGMIEAGGIGFGLGWVTAKLINWLIAVSERDLERRLATLTTLEALDGGGVEQR, from the coding sequence ATGAGCGTGCAACAGGAAAATCTAAAGGATCGATCCGCCGGCGACTTGCCAACGGTGGTGGTGGGCGCCGGTCCCGCGGGGCTCACCGCCGCCTTCGAGCTCGGCAAGCTCGGCCGGCCCGCGGTGGTCTTCGAAGCCGACGACATCGTCGGCGGCATCTCCCGCAGCGTGCTCTTCCAGGGTTGCCGGATGGACATCGGCGGCCATCGCTTCTTCACCAAGGTGAAAGAGGTCGAGGCTCTGTGGCACGAGATCCTCGGAGACGATCTGCTGGTGCGCGAGCGCATGTCGCGCATCTACTACCGCGACACCTTCTTCGACTATCCCCTACGCCCCACCAACGCCCTCCGCGGCCTGGGACTGGTGGAGGCAGTGCGGGTGGTGCTCAGCTATTTCCACTCCCAGGTCTTCCCCATCGCCGACGAGAGCACCTTCGATGCCTGGGTCAGCAACCGCTTCGGGCGGCGGCTCTTCGAGATCTTCTTCGAGACCTACACCGAGAAGGTCTGGGGAATGCCCTGCTCGGAGATCAGCGCCGCTTGGGCCGCCCAGCGGATCAAGAATCTGGACCTCAAGACCGCGGTGAAGAACGCCTTCCTGGGGCAAGGCACCCGCGACGGCGAGGTGGTCACCAGCCTCATCGAGCAGTTCTACTATCCACGGCTGGGGCCGGGCATGATGTGGGAGCGCTGCCGGGAGCTGGTGGCGGACCACGGCATCGAGACCCACCTGCAATCGAAGGTGGTGAGAGTCCACCACGATGGCGGCCGGGTGACGGCGGTGGAGGTGGAGACCGCCGAGGGCCGGCGGCGAGAAGAGTGCAGCGCCCTGGTCTCCTCCATGCCCGTCGGCGCCCTGGTCCAGGGCATGGAGCCGGCACCGCCGGCGGAGGTCTTGGAGGCCGCCGGCAGCCTGCGCTATCGGGACTTCCTCATCGTCGGCCTGCTGGTGGACCGGGACGAGCTCTTCCCGGACAATTGGATCTACATCCACTCGCCGGAAGTGCAGGTGGGGCGGGTGCAGAATTTCAAGAATTGGAGCCCGGAGATGGTCCGGGAGCCGTCCCTCTCGTTCATCGGCCTGGAGTATTTTGCCAACGAAGGGGACGACCTGTGGAGCCGTAGCGACGCCGAGCTGCTGAAGCTGGGCACCTCCGAGGCCCGCACCATCGGTCTCTTCGAGCCGCAGGAGGTCCTCGACGGGCTGGTGGTGCGCATGCCCAAGGCCTATCCGGTCTACGACGGCGACTACGAAGCCCATCTCCAGACCCTTCGGGATTGGCTCGACCGCTTCGACAACCTCTACACCGTCGGCCGCAACGGCCAGCATCGCTACAACAATCAGGATCACTCGATGCTCGCCGGCCTCTACGCCGCCCGCAACCTCGCCGGCGCCGACCTGGATCTGTGGACCATCAACGAGGACCAGAGCTTCCACGAGGAGGTTCGCCAGGACGAGATCGGCCAGGGCGAGGTCGACCAGGACGGGGTCGGCCAGCAAGGCGCTGGAGTGCGGGACCGCCTGGTCCCGGCCCGGGCCGAGAGCGGCATCGACGAGCTGCTGCGCTCCGCCTTCGCCGGCTATGACGAGATCGCCCTGGGGGGCGCCGTGGGCATCGTCGCCAGCGTCTCCCTGGCGGTGGCCACGGGCATCCTGCTGCTGGGCTCGGACGAGACCTTCGTCCCCGTGCTCTCGCTGCTGGGCAACTATCTCTTCGGCTTCAAGGTCTCGTGGCCCGGCCTGGCGGTGGGGATGATCGAGGCCGGCGGCATCGGTTTCGGCCTGGGCTGGGTCACCGCCAAGCTGATCAACTGGCTCATCGCCGTGTCGGAACGGGATCTGGAACGGAGATTGGCCACCCTCACCACCCTCGAAGCCCTGGACGGAGGCGGCGTTGAACAAAGATGA